One window of Oreochromis niloticus isolate F11D_XX linkage group LG23, O_niloticus_UMD_NMBU, whole genome shotgun sequence genomic DNA carries:
- the LOC102081515 gene encoding uncharacterized protein LOC102081515 isoform X16 produces MLCFAAQKKNVMCKYEDLGAFWLDTTIFTFTWSMSAVEYVRRARTNLVRTLKGLTTVIVENLYQRGVFSEEEVSKINTERDDFDKNRGIVDTVIKGGEAACYEFLRIIDITRKRSTERPPSFLENTDSNSSSRDKFDLSYWISCFSFKEDTNMDVTYLQGPSPCHRYQQKLKSKAQKISERSWTQSKAVLFNKETSLSYSSLVLDTQGQASASKIKKSKIKKSRKVRTKKLKAHIPEDKQETSPSELLKTYERKILLVGKPGIGKTAVVHQMLKLWSEKDNKDIDYMFYFDMRETPNITEVHKLKDLLFCKFSEPDEGKDKVLEDLKNNADSVTIIFDGVADVPSSSTQSVVLELIQKTLLPEAKIIITCRPEVESADFLLDWDCLRVEVKGFSEQGIREYLSKNLSEEHFSKVLCNLELFSLCHVPMYALMVVACFSFEGTVFCPHPCTVTEIYLNILHFCNQRNVGKTSENEAVQCNAILSLAEAAFYATKGKNVNLTSLTQIDRCANLGFMNKLLIQAGPVQKKPLCAFLHYTIQEVFAALWLLKDPERIRSVVQQCLTDDIKHMKHLVPFLCGLLNEKNMDLLQFLFTSQHLRETSGWFFKHLVTTFVDCSDTEDCEIDLLFLCQCLYESQSAEACVYLLDKLDYSLDLSGETLNPQQCYAVSYIISQSKERKIQLNLEDTTVSKQGVRPLLGCLSKLQRTDFLSWQLWTICLLSEVEVDYISLLCFAENQLHLSVNSQTQLYDRAGKVLQKSAEKVKVCLHWDHRSSVYQSVSKFLLLCLPNIHSLSVDTKTSDEDRTKFFVNLFCAAAEREQQTGEKILELLSSVCTYQTFPFNERCKDDDDDHDMKKRQCDLLLDLYSKVKDCEAKTGLSVLPSLQSVFQSAPAVWFINLSERKTSILLEVLKLQPEKKQVELTQYTHKKSKIRSFLQCLPYISQLSVDSLGPRLHEAVRFFVNLFCAAAEREQQTGEKILELLSSVCTYQTFPVNEKDMDDDNDDDDDDMKKRQCDHLLDLYSKVKDCETKTGLSVLPSLQSVFQSAPAVWSINLSERTTSILLEVLKLQPEKKQVELTQYTHKKSKIRSFLQCLPYISQLSVDTKTSDEEIRFFVNLFCAAAEREQQTGETILELLSSVCTFNMFPFDGYDDDLDKYRCDLLLDMCSDVKDCETKTGLSVLPSLQSVFQSAPAVWFINLSERKTSILLEVLKLQPEKKQVELTQYTHKKSKIRSFLQCLPYISQLSYSVYPDWTDPFEGARFFVNLFCAAAEREQQTGETILELLSSVCTYQTFPVNDIFINDCYRSDFLLDLYCHVKDYETKTGLSVLPSIQSVFQSAPAVWSINFIYTNFSILLEVLKLQSEKKQVELREWPEEEEEEDSVLRSFLQCLPYISQLSCDPDFFQSVCTSMSVRSREEAQQLKSLLQLLGFQLLLTGELHRKSCWSVGRVLKLCSSKVDLILTPSKMSARGAALLFRHTTQLHSLRLSIDMSLLLFQWVRRGRVVCPLAVEELSLVPKKARPSHRVMLRAVSSLASLLRYWTVARLDLTETCIPAQGLITLLLHDGPLTVKLSEESFQQLLCLLHEIQDKDLTLSFLSKVGGDLTSCCLNWELLHYLLQQSSAQTITVDLRKNFFLQEETTRLLPFLDRIVFKRPSPSFVMSSIRELYRAHDSHAVPSLLRSFGHVINLSSRELDSVDCAALIFILKHGDGVKLNLLWTSIPAEGVESILFMLDKVSHLSVDRNQLLRFIHCCAACDVQQEAASGLLRTLQHSLDLSCSSCVELPEEDQPEPLSLTADDCRAVSTILTHSSRDTQLDLRDCEVEDSVLDLLFPVLHRVRLRVSKTVLLQLLSLVPVNSERDTVRRAVSLCGALGGELDLSHSTLDQRACGALVQMLDSCEGLTELDLSHCQLTDQLLLPLITHLHKVQVLDLSHNQITDASTDVLLQLLSINPSIDCVRLYSNNIVHRAAFKEHKQFEVW; encoded by the exons CCACAGATACCAGCAAAAGCTGAAATCCAAAGCTCAGAAGATTTCAGAAAGATCATGGACCCAAAGTAAAGCAGTCCTGTTCAACAAGGAGACATCTTTGTCGTACTCGTCACTTGTGTTAGACACACAAGGACAGGCTTCAgcatccaaaataaaaaaatcaaagatcAAGAAAAGCAGGAAGGTTCGTACTAAAAAACTAAAGGCCCACATACCTGAGGACAAACAGGAAACTTCCCCCAGTGAACTGCTGAAAACGTATGAAAGAAAAATCCTTTTGGTAGGAAAACCTGGAATTGGGAAAACGGCTGTGGTCCATCAGATGTTGAAACTGTGGTCAGAGAAAGACAACAAGGATATAGATTACATGTTCTACTTTGATATGAGAGAAACACCCAACATCACAGAGGTCCATAAACTGAAGGATCTTCTCTTCTGTAAGTTCAGTGAACCAGATGAAGGCAAAGACAAAGTCTTAGAGGATTTAAAGAATAATGCTGACAGTGTTACTATAATTTTTGATGGAGTGGCAGATGTCCCCTCTTCATCAACCCAGTCTGTAGTGCTGGAGCTCATACAGAAGACTCTTCTACCTGAAGCAAAGATCATCATCACCTGCAGACCAGAGGTGGAGTCAGCAGACTTCCTGTTAGATTGGGACTGTCTCAGAGTGGAAGTgaaaggcttcagtgaacagggCATCAGAGAGTACTTATCCAAGAATCTGAGTGAGGAACACTTCAGCAAAGTTTTGTGTAACTTGGAGTTGTTCTCTCTGTGCCATGTCCCCATGTACGCCCTGATGGTGGTTGCCTGCTTTAGTTTTGAAGGCACAGTTTTCTGTCCGCATCCCTGCACAGTTACCGAAATATACCTCAATATCCTCCATTTCTGCAATCAGAGAAATGTTGGAAAGacatctgaaaatgaagccgtccAGTGCAATGCAATACTATCTTTAGCTGAAGCTGCTTTTTAtgcaacaaaaggaaaaaatgtgaaCCTGACATCACTAACCCAGATTGACAGGTGTGCTAATTTGGGCTTTATGAACAAACTTCTAATTCAAGCCGGTCCCGTTCAAAAGAAACCCTTGTGTGCTTTTCTCCACTACACAATTCAGGAGGTTTTTGCAGCTCTGTGGCTCCTGAAGGATCCAGAAAGGATCAGGAGTGTTGTTCAACAGTGTCTCACTGACGACATCAAACACATGAAACATTTGGTTCCTTTTTTGTGTGGACTGTTAAATGAGAAGAACATGGACTTGTTACAATTTCTGTTTACTTCTCAGCATCTCAGAGAAACATCTGGCTGGTTCTTCAAACACTTGGTGACCACCTTTGTAGATTGTAGTGACACTGAGGACTGTGAAATAGACTTGCTGTTCTTATGTCAGTGTCTCTATGAGTCTCAGTCTGCTGAAGCCTGTGTTTATCTTCTGGATAAACTGGACTACTCTCTTGATCTGAGTGGGGAGACTCTCAATCCTCAGCAATGCTATGCCGTGTCCTATATAATCAGCCAGAGTAAGGAGAGGAAAATACAGCTGAACCTGGAGGATACAACAGTATCAAAACAAGGAGTGAGACCATTACTAGGATGTCTGAGCAAACTACAAAG GACTGACTTCTTATCATGGCAGCTGTGGACCATTTGTCTTCTcagtgaggtggaggtggattacATCAGCTTACTTTGCTTTGCTGAAAACCAGCTGCACCTTTCAGTAAACAGTCAAACACAACTCTATGACCGAGCTGGAAAAGTTCTGCAGAAAAGTGCTGAGAAGGTTAAAGTCTGCCTCCACTGGGATCACAGAAGTTCTGTTTACCAATCTGTCAGCAAGTTTCTCTTACTGTGTTTACCCAACATCCACTCACTCAG TGTTGATACAAAGACATCAGATGAAGACAGAACAAAGTTCTTTGTgaatctgttctgtgcagcagcagagagagaacagcagacaggagagaagatactggagctgttatcatcagtgtgcaCATATCAAACATTCCCTTTTAATGAGAGATGCAAGGATGATGACGATGACCATGATATGAAGAAACGTCAGTGTGATCTCCTCCTGGATCTGTACTCCAAAGTGAAGGACTGTGAGGCTAAAACAGGCTtgagtgtccttccatcattacagtcagttttccagtcagctcctgcagtctggttcataaacctctcagagagaaagacctccatccttctggaagtgctgaaactccaaccagagaagaaacaagtggagctgacaCAGTACACTCATAAAAAGAGTAAAATTAGGAGTTTCCtgcagtgtctgccttatatctcacagctcag TGTTGATAGTTTGGGGCCACGTCTTCATGAAGCAGTCAGGTTCTTTGTgaatctgttctgtgcagcagcagagagagaacagcagacaggagagaagatactggagctgttatcatcagtgtgcaC ATATCAAACATTCCCTGTTAATGAGAAAGACATGGATGATGACAATGACGATGACGACGATGATATGAAGAAACGTCAGTGTGATCACCTCCTTGATCTGTACTCCAAAGTGAAGGACTGTGAGACTAAAACAGGCTtgagtgtccttccatcattacagtcagttttccagtcagctcctgcagtctggtccataaacctctcagagagaacgacctccatcctcctggaagtgctgaaactccaaccagagaagaaacaagtggagctgacaCAGTACACTCATAAAAAGAGTAAAATTAGGAGTTTCCtgcagtgtctgccttatatctcacagctcag TGTTGATACAAAGACATCAG ATGAAGAAATCAGGTTCTTTGTgaatctgttctgtgcagcagcagagagagaacagcagacaggagagacgatactggagctgttatcatcagtgtgcaCATTTAACATGTTCCCTTTTGATGGCTATGATGATGATTTGGACAAATATCGGTGTGATCTCCTCCTGGATATGTGCTCTGATGTGAAGGACTGTGAGACTAAAACAGGCTtgagtgtccttccatcattacagtcagttttccagtcagctcctgcagtctggttcataaacctctcagagagaaagacctccatcctcctggaagtgctgaaactccaaccagagaagaaacaagtggagctgacaCAGTACACTCATAAAAAGAGTAAAATTAGGAGTTTCCtgcagtgtctgccttatatctcacagctcag TTACAGTGTTTATCCTGATTGGACAGATCCATTTGAGGGCGCCAGGTTCTTTGTgaatctgttctgtgcagcagcagagagagaacagcagacaggagagacgatactggagctgttatcatcagtgtgcaCATATCAAACATTCCCTGTTAATGACATTTTCATTAATGATTGTTATCGGTCTGATTTCCTGTTGGATCTGTACTGCCACGTGAAGGACTATGAGACTAAAACAGGCTTGAGTGTCCTCCCATCAAtacagtcagttttccagtcagctcctgcagtctggtccaTAAACTTCATATACACCAACTTCTCCATCCTCCTAGAAGTACTGAAACTCCAAtcagagaagaaacaagtggagctgagaGAATggccagaagaagaagaagaagaagacagtgTACTGAGGAGTTTCCtgcagtgtctgccttatatctcacagctcag CTGTGATCCAGACTTCTTCCAGAGTGTGTGTACATCCATGTCTGTAAGATCCAGAGAGGAGGCCCAGCAGCTGAAGtctctgctgcagctcctggGGTTCCAGCTGCTGTTAACAGGAGAGTTACACAGGAAAAGCTGCTGGTCTGTGGGGAGAGTTCTCAAACTGTGCAGCTCTAAAGTGGATCTCATCCTCACACCCAGCAAGATGTCTGCCAGAGGAGCCGCTCTCCTCTttagacacacaacacaactaCACAGTCTGAG GCTTTCCATCGACATGTCCTTGCTCCTGTTTCAGTGGGTAAGAAGAGGCAGAGTGGTCTGTCCGCTGGCTGTTGAAGAGCTTTCTCTTGTGCCTAAGAAAGCCCGACCATCACACAGAGTAATGTTGAGGGCTGTCAGTAGTTTGGCTTCCCTGCTGAGATACTGGACAGTCGCACGGTTAGACCTGACTGAGACCTGCATCCCTGCTCAGGGTCTCATTACACTGCTGCTCCATGATGGTCCTCTAACAGTCAA ACTGAGTGAAGAGAGCTTCCAGCAGCTTCTGTGTCTCCTCCATGAAATCCAGGACAAGGACTTGACGTTGTCCTTCCTGAGTAAGGTTGGTGGAGACCTGACCTCCTGCTGTCTGAACTGGGAGCTTCTTCACTATCTGCTGCAGCAGTCGTCAGCTCAGACCATCACTGTGGACCTGAGGAAGAACTTCTTCTTACAGGAGGAAACCACACGTCTGCTTCCCTTTCTGGACAGGATTGTGTTTAAAAG gCCCAGTCCCAGCTTTGTGATGAGCTCCATCAGAGAGCTCTACAGAGCTCATGACAGTCACGCTGTACCCAGTTTACTGAGGTCATTTGGTCATGTGATCAACCTGAGCAGCAGAGAGCTGGACTCAGtggactgtgctgctctgatcTTCATCCTCAAACACGGAGACGGAGTTAAACTGAACCTCCTGTGGACCTCCATACCAGCAGAGGGAGTAGAGTCCATCCTCTTCATGCTGGACAAAGTTTCTCATCTCAG TGTTGACAGGAACCAGCTGCTGAGGTTCATCCACTGCTGTGCTGCCTGTGACGTCCAGCAGGAGGCAGCGTCAGGCCTGCTGAGGACTCTGCAGCACAGCTTGGATCTGTCCTGCTCCTCCTGTGTGGAGCTACCAGAGGAGGATCAGCCTGAGCCTCTGAGTCTGACTGCTGATGACTGCAGGGCCGTCTCCACCATCCTGACACACAGCAGCCGGGACACACAGCTCGACCTGCGAGACTGTGAGGTGGAGGACAGCGTGCTGGACCTGCTGTTTCCTGTCCTCCACAGGGTCCGCCTCAG AGTCAGTAAAActgtcctcctccagctgctgtCTCTGGTTCCTGTGAACAGTGAGAGGGACACAGTGAGGCGGGCGGTGTCCCTGTGTGGAGCCCTGGGTGGAGAGCTGGATCTCAGTCACAGCACGCTGGATCAGAGGGCCTGTGGGGCTTTGGTCCAGATGCTGGACTCGTGTGAAGGGCTGACAGAGCTGGACCTCAGTCACTGTCAGCTCACTGACCAGCTGCTGCTCCCTCTCATCACACATCTGCACAAAGTCCAAGTCCTGGA tCTGAGTCACAATCAGATCACTGATGCTTCGACTGATGTGTTACTGCAGCTGCTCTCCATCAACCCCTCCATCGACTGTGTGCG ACTCTACAGCAACAACATCGTGCACAGAGCAGCCTTCAAGGAACACAAGCAGTTTGAGGTCTGGTGA
- the LOC102081515 gene encoding uncharacterized protein LOC102081515 isoform X18, giving the protein MLCFAAQKKNVMCKYEDLGAFWLDTTIFTFTWSMSAVEYVRRARTNLVRTLKGLTTVIVENLYQRGVFSEEEVSKINTERDDFDKNRGIVDTVIKGGEAACYEFLRIIDITRKRSTERPPSFLENTDSNSSSRDKFDLSYWISCFSFKEDTNMDVTYLQGPSPCHRYQQKLKSKAQKISERSWTQSKAVLFNKETSLSYSSLVLDTQGQASASKIKKSKIKKSRKVRTKKLKAHIPEDKQETSPSELLKTYERKILLVGKPGIGKTAVVHQMLKLWSEKDNKDIDYMFYFDMRETPNITEVHKLKDLLFCKFSEPDEGKDKVLEDLKNNADSVTIIFDGVADVPSSSTQSVVLELIQKTLLPEAKIIITCRPEVESADFLLDWDCLRVEVKGFSEQGIREYLSKNLSEEHFSKVLCNLELFSLCHVPMYALMVVACFSFEGTVFCPHPCTVTEIYLNILHFCNQRNVGKTSENEAVQCNAILSLAEAAFYATKGKNVNLTSLTQIDRCANLGFMNKLLIQAGPVQKKPLCAFLHYTIQEVFAALWLLKDPERIRSVVQQCLTDDIKHMKHLVPFLCGLLNEKNMDLLQFLFTSQHLRETSGWFFKHLVTTFVDCSDTEDCEIDLLFLCQCLYESQSAEACVYLLDKLDYSLDLSGETLNPQQCYAVSYIISQSKERKIQLNLEDTTVSKQGVRPLLGCLSKLQRTDFLSWQLWTICLLSEVEVDYISLLCFAENQLHLSVNSQTQLYDRAGKVLQKSAEKVKVCLHWDHRSSVYQSVSKFLLLCLPNIHSLSVDTKTSDEDRTKFFVNLFCAAAEREQQTGEKILELLSSVCTYQTFPFNERCKDDDDDHDMKKRQCDLLLDLYSKVKDCEAKTGLSVLPSLQSVFQSAPAVWFINLSERKTSILLEVLKLQPEKKQVELTQYTHKKSKIRSFLQCLPYISQLSVDSLGPRLHEAVRFFVNLFCAAAEREQQTGEKILELLSSVCTYQTFPFNERCKDDDDDMKKRQCDHLLDLYSKVKDCEAKTGLSVLPSLQSVFQSAPAVWFINLSERKTSILLEVLKLQPEKKQVELTQYTHKKSKIRSFLQCLPYISQLSVYFEDPDEEIRFFVNLFCAAAEREQQTGETILELLSSVCTFNMFPFDGYDDDLDKYRCDLLLDMCSDVKDCETKTGLSVLPSLQSVFQSAPAVWFINLSERKTSILLEVLKLQPEKKQVELTQYTHKKSKIRSFLQCLPYISQLSYSVYPDWTDPFEGARFFVNLFCAAAEREQQTGETILELLSSVCTYQTFPVNDIFINDCYRSDFLLDLYCHVKDYETKTGLSVLPSIQSVFQSAPAVWSINFIYTNFSILLEVLKLQSEKKQVELREWPEEEEEEDSVLRSFLQCLPYISQLSCDPDFFQSVCTSMSVRSREEAQQLKSLLQLLGFQLLLTGELHRKSCWSVGRVLKLCSSKVDLILTPSKMSARGAALLFRHTTQLHSLRLSIDMSLLLFQWVRRGRVVCPLAVEELSLVPKKARPSHRVMLRAVSSLASLLRYWTVARLDLTETCIPAQGLITLLLHDGPLTVKLSEESFQQLLCLLHEIQDKDLTLSFLSKVGGDLTSCCLNWELLHYLLQQSSAQTITVDLRKNFFLQEETTRLLPFLDRIVFKRPSPSFVMSSIRELYRAHDSHAVPSLLRSFGHVINLSSRELDSVDCAALIFILKHGDGVKLNLLWTSIPAEGVESILFMLDKVSHLSVDRNQLLRFIHCCAACDVQQEAASGLLRTLQHSLDLSCSSCVELPEEDQPEPLSLTADDCRAVSTILTHSSRDTQLDLRDCEVEDSVLDLLFPVLHRVRLRVSKTVLLQLLSLVPVNSERDTVRRAVSLCGALGGELDLSHSTLDQRACGALVQMLDSCEGLTELDLSHCQLTDQLLLPLITHLHKVQVLDLSHNQITDASTDVLLQLLSINPSIDCVRLYSNNIVHRAAFKEHKQFEVW; this is encoded by the exons CCACAGATACCAGCAAAAGCTGAAATCCAAAGCTCAGAAGATTTCAGAAAGATCATGGACCCAAAGTAAAGCAGTCCTGTTCAACAAGGAGACATCTTTGTCGTACTCGTCACTTGTGTTAGACACACAAGGACAGGCTTCAgcatccaaaataaaaaaatcaaagatcAAGAAAAGCAGGAAGGTTCGTACTAAAAAACTAAAGGCCCACATACCTGAGGACAAACAGGAAACTTCCCCCAGTGAACTGCTGAAAACGTATGAAAGAAAAATCCTTTTGGTAGGAAAACCTGGAATTGGGAAAACGGCTGTGGTCCATCAGATGTTGAAACTGTGGTCAGAGAAAGACAACAAGGATATAGATTACATGTTCTACTTTGATATGAGAGAAACACCCAACATCACAGAGGTCCATAAACTGAAGGATCTTCTCTTCTGTAAGTTCAGTGAACCAGATGAAGGCAAAGACAAAGTCTTAGAGGATTTAAAGAATAATGCTGACAGTGTTACTATAATTTTTGATGGAGTGGCAGATGTCCCCTCTTCATCAACCCAGTCTGTAGTGCTGGAGCTCATACAGAAGACTCTTCTACCTGAAGCAAAGATCATCATCACCTGCAGACCAGAGGTGGAGTCAGCAGACTTCCTGTTAGATTGGGACTGTCTCAGAGTGGAAGTgaaaggcttcagtgaacagggCATCAGAGAGTACTTATCCAAGAATCTGAGTGAGGAACACTTCAGCAAAGTTTTGTGTAACTTGGAGTTGTTCTCTCTGTGCCATGTCCCCATGTACGCCCTGATGGTGGTTGCCTGCTTTAGTTTTGAAGGCACAGTTTTCTGTCCGCATCCCTGCACAGTTACCGAAATATACCTCAATATCCTCCATTTCTGCAATCAGAGAAATGTTGGAAAGacatctgaaaatgaagccgtccAGTGCAATGCAATACTATCTTTAGCTGAAGCTGCTTTTTAtgcaacaaaaggaaaaaatgtgaaCCTGACATCACTAACCCAGATTGACAGGTGTGCTAATTTGGGCTTTATGAACAAACTTCTAATTCAAGCCGGTCCCGTTCAAAAGAAACCCTTGTGTGCTTTTCTCCACTACACAATTCAGGAGGTTTTTGCAGCTCTGTGGCTCCTGAAGGATCCAGAAAGGATCAGGAGTGTTGTTCAACAGTGTCTCACTGACGACATCAAACACATGAAACATTTGGTTCCTTTTTTGTGTGGACTGTTAAATGAGAAGAACATGGACTTGTTACAATTTCTGTTTACTTCTCAGCATCTCAGAGAAACATCTGGCTGGTTCTTCAAACACTTGGTGACCACCTTTGTAGATTGTAGTGACACTGAGGACTGTGAAATAGACTTGCTGTTCTTATGTCAGTGTCTCTATGAGTCTCAGTCTGCTGAAGCCTGTGTTTATCTTCTGGATAAACTGGACTACTCTCTTGATCTGAGTGGGGAGACTCTCAATCCTCAGCAATGCTATGCCGTGTCCTATATAATCAGCCAGAGTAAGGAGAGGAAAATACAGCTGAACCTGGAGGATACAACAGTATCAAAACAAGGAGTGAGACCATTACTAGGATGTCTGAGCAAACTACAAAG GACTGACTTCTTATCATGGCAGCTGTGGACCATTTGTCTTCTcagtgaggtggaggtggattacATCAGCTTACTTTGCTTTGCTGAAAACCAGCTGCACCTTTCAGTAAACAGTCAAACACAACTCTATGACCGAGCTGGAAAAGTTCTGCAGAAAAGTGCTGAGAAGGTTAAAGTCTGCCTCCACTGGGATCACAGAAGTTCTGTTTACCAATCTGTCAGCAAGTTTCTCTTACTGTGTTTACCCAACATCCACTCACTCAG TGTTGATACAAAGACATCAGATGAAGACAGAACAAAGTTCTTTGTgaatctgttctgtgcagcagcagagagagaacagcagacaggagagaagatactggagctgttatcatcagtgtgcaCATATCAAACATTCCCTTTTAATGAGAGATGCAAGGATGATGACGATGACCATGATATGAAGAAACGTCAGTGTGATCTCCTCCTGGATCTGTACTCCAAAGTGAAGGACTGTGAGGCTAAAACAGGCTtgagtgtccttccatcattacagtcagttttccagtcagctcctgcagtctggttcataaacctctcagagagaaagacctccatccttctggaagtgctgaaactccaaccagagaagaaacaagtggagctgacaCAGTACACTCATAAAAAGAGTAAAATTAGGAGTTTCCtgcagtgtctgccttatatctcacagctcag TGTTGATAGTTTGGGGCCACGTCTTCATGAAGCAGTCAGGTTCTTTGTgaatctgttctgtgcagcagcagagagagaacagcagacaggagagaagatactggagctgttatcatcagtgtgcaC ATATCAAACATTCCCTTTTAATGAGAGATGcaaggatgatgatgatgatatgaAGAAACGTCAGTGTGATCACCTCCTGGATCTGTACTCCAAAGTGAAGGACTGTGAGGCTAAAACTGGCTtgagtgtccttccatcattacagtcagttttccagtcagctcctgcagtctggttcataaacctctcagagagaaagacctccatcctcctggaagtgctgaaactccaaccagagaagaaacaagtggagctgacaCAGTACACTCATAAAAAGAGTAAAATTAGGAGTTTCCtgcagtgtctgccttatatctcacagctcag TGTTTATTTTGAGGATCCAGATGAAGAAATCAGGTTCTTTGTgaatctgttctgtgcagcagcagagagagaacagcagacaggagagacgatactggagctgttatcatcagtgtgcaCATTTAACATGTTCCCTTTTGATGGCTATGATGATGATTTGGACAAATATCGGTGTGATCTCCTCCTGGATATGTGCTCTGATGTGAAGGACTGTGAGACTAAAACAGGCTtgagtgtccttccatcattacagtcagttttccagtcagctcctgcagtctggttcataaacctctcagagagaaagacctccatcctcctggaagtgctgaaactccaaccagagaagaaacaagtggagctgacaCAGTACACTCATAAAAAGAGTAAAATTAGGAGTTTCCtgcagtgtctgccttatatctcacagctcag TTACAGTGTTTATCCTGATTGGACAGATCCATTTGAGGGCGCCAGGTTCTTTGTgaatctgttctgtgcagcagcagagagagaacagcagacaggagagacgatactggagctgttatcatcagtgtgcaCATATCAAACATTCCCTGTTAATGACATTTTCATTAATGATTGTTATCGGTCTGATTTCCTGTTGGATCTGTACTGCCACGTGAAGGACTATGAGACTAAAACAGGCTTGAGTGTCCTCCCATCAAtacagtcagttttccagtcagctcctgcagtctggtccaTAAACTTCATATACACCAACTTCTCCATCCTCCTAGAAGTACTGAAACTCCAAtcagagaagaaacaagtggagctgagaGAATggccagaagaagaagaagaagaagacagtgTACTGAGGAGTTTCCtgcagtgtctgccttatatctcacagctcag CTGTGATCCAGACTTCTTCCAGAGTGTGTGTACATCCATGTCTGTAAGATCCAGAGAGGAGGCCCAGCAGCTGAAGtctctgctgcagctcctggGGTTCCAGCTGCTGTTAACAGGAGAGTTACACAGGAAAAGCTGCTGGTCTGTGGGGAGAGTTCTCAAACTGTGCAGCTCTAAAGTGGATCTCATCCTCACACCCAGCAAGATGTCTGCCAGAGGAGCCGCTCTCCTCTttagacacacaacacaactaCACAGTCTGAG GCTTTCCATCGACATGTCCTTGCTCCTGTTTCAGTGGGTAAGAAGAGGCAGAGTGGTCTGTCCGCTGGCTGTTGAAGAGCTTTCTCTTGTGCCTAAGAAAGCCCGACCATCACACAGAGTAATGTTGAGGGCTGTCAGTAGTTTGGCTTCCCTGCTGAGATACTGGACAGTCGCACGGTTAGACCTGACTGAGACCTGCATCCCTGCTCAGGGTCTCATTACACTGCTGCTCCATGATGGTCCTCTAACAGTCAA ACTGAGTGAAGAGAGCTTCCAGCAGCTTCTGTGTCTCCTCCATGAAATCCAGGACAAGGACTTGACGTTGTCCTTCCTGAGTAAGGTTGGTGGAGACCTGACCTCCTGCTGTCTGAACTGGGAGCTTCTTCACTATCTGCTGCAGCAGTCGTCAGCTCAGACCATCACTGTGGACCTGAGGAAGAACTTCTTCTTACAGGAGGAAACCACACGTCTGCTTCCCTTTCTGGACAGGATTGTGTTTAAAAG gCCCAGTCCCAGCTTTGTGATGAGCTCCATCAGAGAGCTCTACAGAGCTCATGACAGTCACGCTGTACCCAGTTTACTGAGGTCATTTGGTCATGTGATCAACCTGAGCAGCAGAGAGCTGGACTCAGtggactgtgctgctctgatcTTCATCCTCAAACACGGAGACGGAGTTAAACTGAACCTCCTGTGGACCTCCATACCAGCAGAGGGAGTAGAGTCCATCCTCTTCATGCTGGACAAAGTTTCTCATCTCAG TGTTGACAGGAACCAGCTGCTGAGGTTCATCCACTGCTGTGCTGCCTGTGACGTCCAGCAGGAGGCAGCGTCAGGCCTGCTGAGGACTCTGCAGCACAGCTTGGATCTGTCCTGCTCCTCCTGTGTGGAGCTACCAGAGGAGGATCAGCCTGAGCCTCTGAGTCTGACTGCTGATGACTGCAGGGCCGTCTCCACCATCCTGACACACAGCAGCCGGGACACACAGCTCGACCTGCGAGACTGTGAGGTGGAGGACAGCGTGCTGGACCTGCTGTTTCCTGTCCTCCACAGGGTCCGCCTCAG AGTCAGTAAAActgtcctcctccagctgctgtCTCTGGTTCCTGTGAACAGTGAGAGGGACACAGTGAGGCGGGCGGTGTCCCTGTGTGGAGCCCTGGGTGGAGAGCTGGATCTCAGTCACAGCACGCTGGATCAGAGGGCCTGTGGGGCTTTGGTCCAGATGCTGGACTCGTGTGAAGGGCTGACAGAGCTGGACCTCAGTCACTGTCAGCTCACTGACCAGCTGCTGCTCCCTCTCATCACACATCTGCACAAAGTCCAAGTCCTGGA tCTGAGTCACAATCAGATCACTGATGCTTCGACTGATGTGTTACTGCAGCTGCTCTCCATCAACCCCTCCATCGACTGTGTGCG ACTCTACAGCAACAACATCGTGCACAGAGCAGCCTTCAAGGAACACAAGCAGTTTGAGGTCTGGTGA